The following are encoded in a window of Fusibacter sp. A1 genomic DNA:
- a CDS encoding aspartate carbamoyltransferase regulatory subunit encodes MLEVNGIANGIVLDHMKAGLGLVVFNKLVDGKIDHPVVLLMNVSSQAMGKKDIIKIENTFDVDLNILGLIDENITVNIIKDGKLFEKQEVVIPKKLKGYIKCKNPRCISHFDNYVEPEFTLYSKDSLEYLCSFCDEITKYE; translated from the coding sequence ATGTTAGAGGTTAACGGTATTGCAAATGGAATTGTTCTTGACCACATGAAAGCAGGTCTTGGACTGGTTGTATTCAATAAACTTGTGGATGGTAAGATCGATCATCCTGTCGTACTGCTTATGAATGTCAGCAGCCAGGCGATGGGAAAAAAAGATATCATTAAGATTGAGAACACGTTCGATGTGGATTTGAACATCCTTGGACTGATTGATGAGAACATCACAGTCAACATCATCAAAGACGGTAAATTATTTGAAAAACAAGAAGTAGTGATTCCAAAGAAGCTCAAAGGGTATATCAAGTGTAAGAACCCACGTTGTATTTCTCACTTTGATAACTATGTTGAACCGGAGTTTACTCTATACAGTAAGGATTCCTTAGAGTATCTTTGCAGTTTCTGCGACGAAATCACGAAATACGAATAA
- a CDS encoding GNAT family N-acetyltransferase, producing the protein MKIDYIKNEGLEYRELIGQGLGRHNDAATGTFEYSQFNLYLLKDEKVVGAAHSYYYWNWAGIDHIWFEDESIFHLLLNETYKRYDTGIKGMYHMDHDPEMIRLFREFGFRSVGAIPDCPKGFESHELIDDSMQVKELEHNYQVAIYTTKEDPYKAFFDEKLNESQLTILDEKIEEAVQFVALDGPVVVGGVIAALGNNYLYISILWVDEKYRKMNIATELMAKVENYAAGKGYGKSFLGTTSFQAKGLYERLGYHVISTIKDYPVNFEKYTMIKTI; encoded by the coding sequence ATGAAAATCGATTATATTAAAAATGAAGGCTTGGAATATAGAGAGTTAATCGGGCAAGGTTTGGGAAGACACAATGATGCGGCTACCGGTACATTTGAATACAGTCAGTTCAATCTGTATCTGCTGAAAGATGAAAAAGTGGTCGGGGCGGCCCATAGCTATTACTACTGGAATTGGGCGGGAATCGACCATATCTGGTTTGAGGATGAGTCGATTTTCCATCTGCTGCTCAACGAAACCTATAAACGATATGATACTGGTATAAAGGGAATGTATCATATGGATCATGATCCTGAAATGATTAGATTATTCAGAGAGTTTGGCTTTCGGTCTGTTGGAGCCATACCAGATTGCCCGAAAGGGTTTGAATCTCATGAGCTGATTGACGACTCGATGCAAGTAAAAGAGCTTGAACATAACTATCAGGTAGCTATCTACACGACAAAAGAAGATCCGTATAAAGCATTTTTCGATGAAAAGCTAAATGAGAGCCAGTTGACCATACTAGATGAGAAGATTGAGGAAGCAGTACAGTTTGTCGCGCTAGACGGCCCAGTCGTAGTTGGTGGAGTCATTGCCGCACTTGGTAATAACTATTTATATATATCTATTTTATGGGTTGATGAAAAGTATAGAAAAATGAATATCGCTACTGAACTTATGGCAAAGGTAGAAAACTACGCAGCCGGTAAAGGGTACGGAAAAAGCTTTTTAGGAACGACATCATTTCAGGCGAAGGGCTTATATGAAAGGCTTGGTTACCATGTGATTTCAACCATAAAGGACTACCCTGTAAACTTTGAGAAGTATACGATGATAAAAACAATTTAG
- a CDS encoding sodium-dependent transporter gives MENKMKSRDGFSSRLGIIAAAAGSAIGLGNIWKFPYITGKYGGAAFILVYLICIALIGLPVMLSEFLIGRRAQKNTVGAYKAVAPGTPWYLTGWIGLFTAFVILSFYGVVAGWTLAYVFKAIANSFAGMSPDDIGNTFGGLITSVWQPIGWQVLFMALTAGVVLGGVKDGIERYSKILMPLLLLIIIVLDIRAVTLPGAGAGVSFLLSPDFSKLSAEAILSALGHAFFSLSLGMGTMITYGSYIGKKENLGTTAMQVTIADTAIALLAGLAIFPAVFAFNIDPTSGPGLVFVTLPNVFNQMPGGYFFAILFFSLLAVAALTSSISILEVVVAYFDEEHGMDRKISTLIATIAITAFGAFLSLTYAPDALGNVEWIFPNMGKMQIMDWFITLTDQLLPLGGLLISLFIGWGMKWKDVEEECHTGDTSAAKYLPAFKFLIKYVAPIMILLTLLNGLGLLPFMK, from the coding sequence ATGGAGAACAAAATGAAATCTCGTGACGGGTTTAGTTCTAGACTCGGTATCATCGCAGCAGCAGCAGGGTCGGCAATCGGCCTAGGTAACATTTGGAAATTCCCGTACATCACAGGAAAATATGGTGGCGCAGCATTCATTTTAGTTTATTTGATTTGTATCGCACTTATCGGTTTACCAGTTATGCTATCAGAATTCCTAATCGGTCGTAGAGCTCAAAAGAATACAGTTGGCGCCTATAAGGCTGTCGCTCCTGGCACACCTTGGTACCTAACTGGTTGGATCGGCCTATTCACAGCATTCGTTATCTTATCGTTCTACGGTGTTGTAGCAGGTTGGACGCTCGCCTATGTCTTTAAGGCGATTGCCAATTCATTTGCAGGTATGTCACCTGACGATATCGGCAACACTTTCGGTGGTCTGATTACTAGCGTATGGCAGCCTATCGGATGGCAAGTACTCTTTATGGCTCTTACAGCAGGTGTCGTACTTGGTGGAGTAAAAGACGGTATCGAAAGATATTCAAAAATCCTTATGCCATTACTTCTTTTAATCATCATCGTTTTGGACATTCGCGCAGTTACGCTACCAGGCGCAGGTGCTGGCGTATCGTTCTTACTTAGCCCTGATTTCAGCAAATTAAGCGCTGAAGCGATCCTGTCCGCTCTTGGACATGCCTTCTTCTCCTTATCGCTTGGTATGGGTACCATGATCACTTATGGTTCATATATCGGTAAAAAAGAGAATCTTGGAACGACTGCCATGCAAGTTACAATTGCAGATACTGCAATCGCACTTCTTGCAGGTCTTGCAATCTTCCCTGCGGTATTCGCGTTCAATATCGACCCTACATCAGGCCCGGGTCTTGTATTTGTAACTCTACCGAACGTATTCAACCAAATGCCGGGCGGATACTTCTTCGCGATCCTGTTCTTCTCATTACTTGCAGTAGCGGCACTTACCTCTTCAATTTCTATTCTTGAAGTTGTCGTTGCCTACTTCGATGAAGAACACGGTATGGACCGTAAGATTTCGACACTAATCGCTACAATCGCAATTACTGCATTTGGCGCATTCCTGTCACTTACTTATGCTCCCGACGCTCTTGGCAATGTGGAATGGATCTTCCCGAACATGGGTAAGATGCAGATCATGGACTGGTTCATCACACTTACAGACCAGTTGTTACCACTTGGTGGCTTGTTGATCTCACTATTTATCGGTTGGGGCATGAAGTGGAAAGATGTAGAAGAAGAATGCCATACAGGCGATACTTCTGCTGCTAAGTACTTACCGGCATTCAAATTCCTAATCAAATACGTAGCGCCAATCATGATTCTATTGACACTACTTAACGGTCTTGGATTGTTGCCATTTATGAAATAG
- a CDS encoding cold shock domain-containing protein encodes MNGIVKWFNGEKGFGFITGEDGKDVFAHFSQINKEGYKTLEEGEEVTFTLAQGPKGPQAENITSK; translated from the coding sequence ATGAACGGAATAGTAAAATGGTTTAACGGCGAAAAAGGTTTTGGTTTTATCACTGGAGAAGACGGTAAAGACGTTTTCGCTCACTTCTCACAAATCAACAAAGAAGGTTACAAAACGCTTGAAGAAGGCGAAGAAGTTACTTTCACATTGGCTCAAGGTCCTAAAGGTCCTCAAGCTGAAAACATCACTTCTAAATAA
- a CDS encoding dihydroorotate dehydrogenase electron transfer subunit produces MKQLFNCEVVSKTFLNEDVYTLKLKRPQQMGDIRPSQFFNLHTKAMPYLKRPISISNFDEETFDFTIIIKGEGTKILSEVKAGDLVEVQGPLGNTYSIDPEHKKVLVIGGGIGVPPQAVLSEALKRDTDAHITVQLGFRNEAYLVERFDGVADVLQIASENVDYDHKGYVTDLTAKALEENDFDMVYVCGPHILIEKVAKMCMTKNVPVQLLMEERMACGIGACMVCTCKVKDDTMPEGYWNKRVCKDGPVFWGSEVLFDA; encoded by the coding sequence ATGAAACAGCTGTTCAATTGTGAAGTAGTGTCCAAAACATTCTTGAACGAGGATGTCTACACACTAAAACTTAAAAGACCCCAACAAATGGGCGACATCAGGCCGAGTCAGTTTTTCAACCTTCATACGAAGGCCATGCCTTACCTGAAAAGACCGATCAGTATCAGCAATTTTGATGAAGAAACCTTTGATTTTACAATCATCATCAAGGGTGAAGGCACAAAGATACTCAGCGAGGTAAAAGCTGGAGACCTTGTGGAAGTGCAAGGACCGCTGGGGAACACATATAGCATTGATCCCGAGCACAAGAAGGTGCTTGTTATCGGTGGCGGTATCGGCGTGCCACCGCAGGCCGTCTTATCAGAAGCGTTAAAACGGGATACGGACGCCCATATCACCGTGCAACTCGGATTTAGAAATGAGGCCTACCTGGTGGAAAGATTCGACGGTGTGGCGGATGTGCTTCAAATCGCGTCTGAAAACGTGGATTATGACCATAAGGGTTATGTAACCGATCTGACAGCCAAGGCGCTTGAAGAAAACGACTTTGACATGGTCTATGTTTGCGGTCCCCATATCCTGATCGAGAAGGTCGCTAAAATGTGCATGACTAAAAACGTGCCTGTCCAACTCTTGATGGAAGAGCGTATGGCGTGTGGAATCGGTGCGTGCATGGTCTGCACCTGCAAGGTGAAAGACGACACGATGCCTGAAGGCTATTGGAACAAACGTGTCTGTAAAGACGGACCGGTATTTTGGGGAAGCGAGGTGCTTTTTGATGCGTAA
- a CDS encoding amidohydrolase family protein → MKDKLIDMHVHSLECGIMCAGDVDVTFETVTKGLQEYHVEKACLMPINDISWQPVKAMNDYLVEIVKTHPDYVGFIDIDITRAHFYRGIKEMESEIEYYHSKGLKGIKIHPQNLGVKADDWRLLPIYRLAGELKIPVIIHCYPGSSPGLQDDSDPRAIEKVVRVFHKTTFIIAHFGGVKYFYDMEYLNYENVYFETSGVMPKLEAYFGIDKIKVVFDEIGYDKIMFGSDYPTESITETLRILKLVVPEEKQGEVFYGNADRLGRKFGWWEKD, encoded by the coding sequence ATGAAGGATAAACTTATAGATATGCACGTGCATAGCCTTGAATGCGGAATCATGTGCGCGGGAGATGTGGATGTCACCTTTGAAACAGTCACAAAAGGTCTACAGGAATATCATGTGGAAAAAGCATGCCTGATGCCGATCAATGATATCTCTTGGCAGCCTGTGAAGGCGATGAATGACTATTTGGTTGAAATAGTGAAAACTCATCCGGATTATGTCGGATTTATCGATATCGATATCACAAGGGCGCACTTTTATCGCGGAATAAAAGAAATGGAATCGGAAATTGAATACTATCATAGCAAGGGGCTCAAAGGGATCAAGATTCATCCTCAAAACTTGGGGGTGAAGGCGGACGATTGGCGACTTTTGCCTATCTATAGGTTGGCGGGAGAACTGAAGATTCCGGTGATCATTCATTGCTACCCGGGATCATCGCCCGGACTACAAGACGATAGCGACCCGAGAGCGATAGAAAAAGTGGTTAGGGTATTCCATAAGACGACCTTTATCATCGCCCACTTCGGTGGCGTGAAATACTTCTATGACATGGAGTACCTAAACTACGAAAACGTGTACTTTGAAACATCTGGTGTCATGCCGAAACTTGAAGCATATTTTGGCATTGACAAGATCAAAGTGGTTTTTGACGAGATAGGTTATGACAAGATCATGTTCGGTTCAGACTATCCCACAGAGAGCATCACAGAGACCCTTAGAATATTGAAACTTGTGGTACCTGAGGAGAAGCAAGGTGAGGTGTTTTATGGGAATGCGGATAGGTTGGGTAGGAAGTTCGGATGGTGGGAAAAGGATTGA
- a CDS encoding GNAT family N-acetyltransferase codes for MSGKAWELPVLGTQRLVLRAFRPDDVLDFYEIGCDTHVTRHITLDTFKSLEDAGDFVTKVTTNYQDEKGYYFWAIEERSSNKLIGTASFVQWSFRHRWAELGFMVNKNYWNRGITTEAMNSVIRYCFDDLGFNKVIGRAFQRNEASNHVLQKLGMTFEGIQRQHMIKDGEFVDLNCYSLLYETYQKEQSEK; via the coding sequence ATGAGCGGTAAAGCTTGGGAATTACCTGTACTTGGTACACAAAGACTTGTCTTGAGAGCTTTTAGACCTGACGATGTCTTGGACTTTTATGAGATAGGGTGTGATACGCATGTCACTAGACATATCACGCTGGATACCTTTAAATCGTTGGAGGATGCTGGTGATTTTGTGACGAAGGTGACGACTAATTACCAAGATGAAAAGGGGTACTATTTCTGGGCGATCGAGGAACGGTCTTCAAATAAACTGATCGGTACCGCAAGTTTTGTTCAGTGGAGCTTCAGACATAGGTGGGCGGAACTTGGCTTCATGGTTAATAAGAACTACTGGAACCGCGGAATCACCACCGAAGCGATGAACTCGGTCATACGATACTGTTTTGATGACTTGGGATTTAACAAGGTGATAGGTAGGGCGTTTCAACGAAACGAAGCCTCAAACCACGTGCTTCAGAAGCTTGGGATGACCTTCGAGGGTATCCAGAGGCAGCATATGATCAAAGACGGCGAATTTGTAGACCTCAACTGCTATAGTCTCCTTTATGAGACGTATCAAAAGGAGCAGTCAGAGAAATGA
- a CDS encoding Type 1 glutamine amidotransferase-like domain-containing protein, which yields MGKIVAIGGIGDLDRFGEIEKHLIEMSRSAYVRILYLPTAGNDEEKNFRLAKASFEGRFDCVVEPLLLIKGNLSEKRIRESVLDADMIIIGGGSVMLLMEQLIRHDMGALFYEALEKKSILAGISAGAICFGLDYLVAEDHQVVEVVECLGLVDERICPHYDRESYAVKREVFETYLKEHGLKGLRINDYSAVVFGKEAWEKR from the coding sequence ATGGGGAAGATTGTTGCGATTGGTGGGATTGGTGATTTGGATAGGTTTGGTGAGATAGAAAAGCACTTGATCGAAATGTCCAGATCAGCTTATGTGAGGATTCTGTACCTGCCGACTGCGGGTAATGATGAGGAGAAGAATTTCAGGTTGGCGAAGGCGAGTTTTGAAGGGCGGTTCGACTGTGTGGTGGAACCGCTGCTATTGATAAAAGGAAATTTGAGTGAGAAGCGTATCAGAGAAAGCGTACTGGATGCAGATATGATCATCATCGGCGGGGGTTCTGTAATGCTTTTGATGGAGCAGCTGATCAGGCATGATATGGGCGCCCTCTTCTATGAAGCGCTTGAAAAAAAGAGCATTCTAGCTGGTATCAGTGCGGGTGCGATCTGCTTCGGTCTTGATTATCTAGTGGCAGAAGATCATCAGGTTGTCGAAGTGGTGGAGTGTCTGGGGCTTGTAGACGAAAGGATATGCCCGCATTACGATAGGGAATCCTATGCGGTAAAAAGAGAGGTCTTTGAGACTTATCTGAAAGAACATGGTCTGAAAGGCCTTAGAATCAATGATTACAGCGCGGTGGTCTTTGGAAAGGAAGCATGGGAGAAGCGATGA
- the pyrB gene encoding aspartate carbamoyltransferase, with translation MMSELRHLIEPGDLTNEEMVELVDLGLEMYENPKKYAKVCEGKILASLFYEPSTRTKFSFDSAMLRLGGSLIGFADPNSTSDKKGESLADTIRVISYYADIAVMRHPKEGAPLLCAQYSEIPIINGGDGGHQHPTQTLTDLITIKKYKGTLENHVVAFQGDLKYGRTVHSLIKTLARFNTKKFILISPEELRLPSSLKRQLLDKYPHLVIEEVLHLEEVVDQIDVLYCTRIQKERFFNEEDYLKLKNSYILTLKSIENAKEDMIIMHPLPRVNEITYEVDDDKRAVYFDQSKLGVYVRMALITKLLGVDIDVRG, from the coding sequence ATTATGTCAGAATTAAGGCACTTGATTGAACCGGGTGATTTAACAAACGAGGAGATGGTTGAGCTTGTCGACCTAGGCCTTGAAATGTATGAGAACCCAAAGAAATACGCAAAAGTATGTGAAGGTAAAATTCTTGCTTCACTCTTCTACGAGCCAAGTACCCGTACTAAGTTCAGTTTTGACTCTGCAATGCTCAGATTGGGCGGAAGCCTTATCGGCTTTGCTGATCCGAATTCAACATCCGATAAAAAAGGAGAGTCACTTGCTGATACGATCAGAGTGATCTCATACTATGCGGACATCGCAGTCATGCGTCATCCAAAAGAGGGTGCTCCGCTACTATGTGCGCAGTATTCAGAAATTCCTATCATCAACGGCGGTGACGGCGGTCACCAGCACCCGACACAGACACTCACAGACCTTATCACAATTAAAAAATACAAAGGAACACTTGAAAATCACGTAGTCGCATTCCAAGGCGACCTTAAATACGGTAGAACGGTACATTCCTTGATCAAGACACTTGCTCGATTCAACACGAAAAAGTTCATTCTGATCTCTCCTGAGGAACTTAGGCTACCTTCTTCTTTAAAGCGCCAGTTGCTCGACAAGTACCCACATCTTGTAATCGAAGAAGTCCTGCACCTAGAGGAAGTTGTAGATCAGATCGATGTGCTTTACTGCACAAGAATACAAAAAGAACGTTTCTTCAATGAGGAAGACTATCTGAAACTGAAAAATTCCTATATCCTTACACTAAAAAGTATTGAAAACGCAAAAGAAGACATGATCATCATGCATCCGCTCCCTCGTGTGAACGAGATCACTTATGAAGTGGATGACGATAAACGTGCTGTGTATTTTGACCAGTCAAAACTTGGTGTGTATGTTCGTATGGCACTCATTACTAAACTCTTGGGGGTGGATATCGATGTTAGAGGTTAA
- a CDS encoding dihydroorotase: MRFLIRGVRVVDPTEGLDGVYSVLIEDGIIREVSEKVLMMDDMAVIGGAGKVLMPGLFDMHVHLREPGYEHKEDIHSGTLAAARGGVTGLLAMPNTYPTVQSAEVVRDIKKRIDEKAVVEVKLTGSITKGLQGLEMSDIQEMIIEGIVAVTDDGRTTMSVDFMKEAFNTIKPHDMVLISHAEDHDIVEGGAVHEGEVSKELGIAGIPAAAEYNIVRRDIALAKETGAKLHIAHISTKEAVQAVREAREQGLAVTAEAGPHHFMLTDETLKTAGTLAKVNPPLRSEDHRQAVEQGLIDGTITCIATDHAPHTLEEKNKDFYKAPFGISGVELSLAFTYSHFVKTGKLDWTSIVDKMAVNPRVLLNLPVPCVKVGEKANLALFDMTVERTLKNENMVSRGKNTPFEGLQVSGDVVMTMYDGKVVYRG; encoded by the coding sequence ATGAGATTTCTGATTAGAGGGGTTCGTGTTGTTGATCCTACGGAGGGTCTGGACGGGGTATATAGTGTACTTATCGAAGATGGGATCATCAGGGAGGTATCCGAAAAGGTACTGATGATGGACGATATGGCGGTGATAGGCGGTGCCGGCAAGGTACTGATGCCTGGACTCTTCGATATGCACGTGCATTTGAGAGAACCGGGCTATGAGCACAAGGAAGATATTCACAGCGGTACGCTTGCAGCTGCGCGCGGCGGAGTCACAGGCCTACTTGCGATGCCAAACACCTACCCGACAGTGCAGAGCGCCGAGGTAGTGAGAGATATAAAAAAGAGAATCGATGAGAAGGCGGTCGTCGAGGTGAAACTTACGGGTTCTATCACCAAAGGGCTTCAGGGCCTTGAAATGTCGGATATTCAAGAGATGATCATAGAGGGAATTGTCGCCGTGACGGACGACGGAAGGACCACCATGTCTGTGGACTTCATGAAAGAGGCTTTCAATACGATAAAGCCACATGACATGGTGCTGATCTCCCATGCCGAGGACCACGATATCGTAGAGGGCGGTGCTGTACATGAAGGTGAAGTCAGCAAGGAACTTGGAATAGCAGGCATACCGGCAGCGGCCGAGTACAACATCGTAAGACGCGACATCGCGCTGGCTAAAGAGACAGGCGCAAAACTACATATCGCGCACATCTCGACAAAAGAAGCCGTACAGGCTGTCAGAGAGGCTAGAGAGCAGGGTCTTGCAGTAACTGCCGAAGCAGGACCACACCACTTCATGCTGACGGATGAAACGCTAAAAACAGCAGGCACGCTTGCAAAGGTCAATCCGCCTTTAAGGTCCGAAGACCATAGGCAAGCGGTCGAACAAGGGCTGATCGATGGAACCATCACTTGCATCGCCACTGACCATGCGCCTCATACGCTTGAAGAAAAGAACAAGGATTTTTACAAAGCGCCATTCGGCATTTCGGGTGTGGAGCTATCGCTCGCATTCACCTATTCGCACTTTGTAAAAACAGGAAAGCTTGATTGGACGTCGATTGTAGATAAAATGGCAGTGAATCCTAGGGTCTTGTTAAATTTACCGGTCCCATGCGTCAAGGTAGGCGAAAAGGCGAATCTCGCACTTTTCGATATGACGGTTGAAAGAACGCTTAAGAATGAAAATATGGTATCAAGAGGCAAGAACACACCCTTTGAAGGATTACAGGTTTCTGGCGATGTGGTGATGACGATGTATGACGGCAAAGTAGTGTACAGGGGGTAA
- a CDS encoding sugar phosphate isomerase/epimerase, giving the protein MKLGMPSLIEYATLEENMVLCQELGLDFVELNMNLPMFDSAMDLGSAKNLMHRYGVELTLHVNESADVGALDPVLREGYQKHVMTAIDIAKALDIKLINMHLSIGIHFKLPSKAVFLYEKYEAVYLEHIRSFRERVEEAIGDAGILICVENTGIHDKGFIKKCTDLLLESDCFGLTYDIGHDIASGYKDKAYYKNRMDEISHFHIHDGMAKKNHMELFTGDLEILTFIDLAVKNKARCVIEVKESGSLRRSIEKLRLKRTT; this is encoded by the coding sequence ATGAAACTTGGAATGCCGTCTTTGATTGAATACGCGACTCTAGAAGAAAATATGGTGCTGTGTCAAGAGCTAGGGCTTGATTTTGTAGAACTGAATATGAATCTGCCGATGTTCGACTCGGCGATGGACCTTGGTTCGGCTAAGAATCTGATGCATAGATATGGAGTGGAACTGACGCTTCATGTGAATGAGAGTGCCGATGTCGGGGCGCTTGATCCTGTACTGAGGGAAGGATACCAAAAGCATGTGATGACTGCCATCGATATTGCGAAGGCGCTTGATATTAAACTGATCAACATGCACCTCTCCATCGGAATCCATTTTAAGCTGCCTTCAAAAGCGGTGTTTCTGTATGAGAAGTATGAAGCCGTGTACCTCGAACACATCAGATCGTTTAGAGAACGTGTTGAAGAGGCGATAGGAGATGCTGGAATTCTGATCTGTGTGGAGAATACGGGGATACACGATAAGGGTTTTATCAAAAAGTGTACGGACCTGCTACTTGAATCGGACTGTTTCGGTCTGACTTATGATATCGGGCACGACATCGCTAGCGGTTACAAGGATAAGGCTTATTATAAGAACCGCATGGACGAGATCAGTCATTTTCATATCCATGACGGAATGGCTAAAAAGAATCATATGGAACTCTTCACAGGTGATCTGGAGATTTTGACGTTTATCGATCTTGCGGTGAAAAACAAGGCCAGATGTGTGATCGAAGTCAAGGAATCAGGGAGTCTTCGACGATCCATCGAAAAATTAAGGTTAAAAAGAACAACTTAG
- the pyrF gene encoding orotidine-5'-phosphate decarboxylase, protein MLMDRLIKGIIEMEAPIVVGLDPRVNQIPTEIIEASQMKYSNKVDAAADAILTFNKGLIDALHTLVPAVKPQVAFYEMLGLAGMKAYKETCDYAKEKGMIVVADVKRGDIGSTSKAYADAYIGLTEVEGESFEAFHSDYLTVNPYLGTDCLNEFVTNIDTHDKGMFALVKTSNKSSGELQDLKVDGVTIYEKVAHIIEALSSQRVGKYGYSSIGSVVGATYPEQADTLRAILKTSYFLVPGYGAQGASGKDIVNCFDEKGLGAIVNSSRGITFAYLSDRYSNDYKEAAVQAVEEMKQDINDSLKAAGKWYK, encoded by the coding sequence ATGTTGATGGATCGTTTAATTAAGGGAATAATCGAAATGGAAGCACCGATCGTAGTAGGTCTCGACCCACGAGTGAATCAGATTCCTACAGAAATCATAGAAGCTTCTCAGATGAAATACAGCAACAAGGTCGATGCGGCAGCGGATGCGATCTTGACTTTCAACAAGGGTCTTATCGACGCACTTCACACACTGGTACCGGCTGTGAAACCACAGGTCGCATTCTATGAGATGTTAGGACTGGCAGGTATGAAAGCCTACAAGGAAACATGCGACTATGCAAAAGAGAAAGGCATGATCGTAGTGGCGGATGTCAAGCGCGGTGATATCGGATCGACGTCTAAAGCCTATGCGGACGCCTACATCGGATTAACAGAGGTCGAAGGTGAAAGTTTTGAAGCCTTCCATTCGGATTACCTGACGGTGAATCCTTATCTTGGAACCGATTGCCTGAACGAGTTTGTCACCAATATCGATACCCACGACAAAGGCATGTTCGCCCTTGTGAAAACTTCGAACAAGAGCTCTGGTGAGTTGCAGGACTTAAAAGTGGACGGCGTAACGATCTACGAGAAGGTGGCGCATATCATCGAAGCCTTATCCTCACAAAGAGTCGGAAAGTACGGCTACTCAAGCATCGGTTCTGTCGTAGGCGCGACCTACCCGGAGCAAGCGGATACCTTAAGAGCGATCCTTAAAACGTCTTACTTCCTAGTGCCAGGTTACGGAGCGCAAGGTGCAAGCGGGAAAGACATCGTGAACTGCTTTGACGAAAAAGGCCTAGGGGCGATCGTCAATTCTTCAAGAGGCATCACATTCGCCTACCTGAGTGACAGGTACTCGAACGACTATAAAGAAGCGGCTGTTCAAGCCGTTGAGGAGATGAAACAAGACATCAACGACAGCTTGAAGGCTGCTGGCAAATGGTACAAATAG
- a CDS encoding dihydroorotate dehydrogenase produces the protein MRKPDLSVDLNGLKLHNPITVASGTFGFGREYSEYVDLNNIGAIMVKGLTLAPKLGNDSPRVAETAMGMLNSVGLQNPGVEYFLKNDLPWLGEFNTKVIANINGTNIEEYCRIAELTSVKGVHSLELNISCPNVKAGGLAFGTDPDMVYRVVKEVREATGHHLIVKLSPNVKDIKDIALAAEAGGADCLSMINTLTGMVIDIDSRKPILARGIGGLSGPAVKPVAVRMVYEAASVVGIPIIGMGGIANYRDAVEFLLAGAGAISIGTSNFVNPKVTEEVLNDLENWMMKNGYNSIDELVGKLDFPKANAGSCTFEVPK, from the coding sequence ATGCGTAAGCCAGATTTAAGTGTGGATCTTAACGGATTAAAGCTCCACAATCCAATCACCGTAGCGTCAGGAACGTTCGGTTTTGGTAGGGAGTATAGTGAATATGTGGATTTAAACAACATCGGTGCGATCATGGTCAAGGGCTTGACTCTTGCGCCTAAGTTAGGCAACGATTCACCACGTGTGGCTGAAACTGCCATGGGCATGTTGAATTCAGTCGGGCTTCAAAACCCGGGCGTGGAGTACTTCTTAAAAAACGACCTGCCGTGGTTGGGTGAGTTCAATACCAAAGTCATCGCAAACATCAACGGCACAAATATCGAAGAATACTGCAGAATTGCTGAGCTTACTTCTGTTAAGGGAGTTCACTCCCTAGAACTCAATATCTCCTGCCCGAACGTAAAGGCCGGCGGTCTTGCTTTCGGTACAGACCCCGATATGGTCTATAGGGTGGTAAAAGAGGTCAGAGAAGCGACAGGGCACCATCTGATCGTCAAACTGTCTCCTAATGTAAAAGACATCAAGGATATCGCTCTGGCTGCAGAAGCCGGCGGTGCGGACTGCCTTTCCATGATCAACACCCTTACGGGCATGGTGATCGATATCGACTCGAGAAAACCGATTCTTGCAAGAGGCATCGGTGGACTCAGCGGACCAGCTGTGAAGCCAGTTGCTGTGAGAATGGTCTATGAGGCGGCAAGCGTCGTCGGGATTCCAATCATAGGGATGGGCGGCATCGCCAACTACAGAGACGCTGTGGAATTCCTTCTTGCGGGTGCCGGTGCGATTTCGATAGGTACTTCAAACTTTGTGAACCCGAAAGTCACAGAGGAAGTGTTGAACGACCTTGAAAACTGGATGATGAAAAACGGCTACAACAGCATCGATGAGCTGGTGGGCAAATTGGATTTCCCAAAGGCTAATGCTGGAAGCTGCACTTTTGAAGTTCCGAAATAA